From Bradyrhizobium sp. NDS-1, the proteins below share one genomic window:
- a CDS encoding alpha/beta fold hydrolase — MEFEHVTFDLPHGTFHALQGGDPDGQPTIVLHGFPDHPPTAKPFLAELGRRGRHVVAPWLRGYAPSPTAGPFDFAALTGDVLALIDRWSPGRAVELVGHDWGALITYDACVTAPERIERAVTLAIPHPLTFMSRLMDPAQLRRSSYMGLFQLPGSGWIATARDLAFIDRLWHQWSPGFSLDPALKAELHEHLRASMPAPLKYYRAMLRPGMLGATRRMSRPITVPMLQLHGANDGCILPAQVDDRHRFAARRAVEVVPNVGHFLHIEAPEAIADRIAAWVE, encoded by the coding sequence ATGGAGTTCGAACACGTCACCTTCGACCTGCCACACGGCACCTTTCACGCGTTGCAGGGTGGTGATCCCGATGGCCAACCGACGATCGTCTTGCACGGCTTCCCGGACCATCCGCCGACCGCGAAGCCCTTCCTTGCCGAACTCGGCCGCCGTGGACGTCACGTCGTCGCACCCTGGCTTCGCGGTTACGCGCCGTCCCCGACGGCGGGACCGTTCGACTTCGCAGCCCTCACCGGCGACGTGCTCGCGCTGATCGACCGCTGGTCTCCGGGGCGAGCCGTGGAGCTTGTTGGCCACGACTGGGGCGCCCTGATCACATATGATGCCTGCGTCACCGCGCCGGAGCGGATCGAACGCGCAGTCACGCTCGCAATCCCGCACCCACTCACCTTCATGAGCCGGCTGATGGACCCCGCTCAGCTGCGCCGGAGTTCTTACATGGGGCTCTTTCAACTGCCGGGAAGCGGCTGGATCGCCACCGCCCGCGATCTCGCCTTCATCGACCGTCTCTGGCATCAGTGGTCGCCCGGCTTCTCGCTCGATCCTGCTCTCAAGGCGGAGCTACACGAGCACCTGCGGGCGAGCATGCCCGCGCCTCTGAAGTACTACCGAGCGATGCTGCGGCCTGGCATGCTTGGGGCGACGCGCCGTATGTCTCGGCCGATCACGGTGCCCATGTTGCAGCTTCACGGTGCCAACGACGGCTGCATCCTCCCTGCGCAAGTCGATGACCGACATCGGTTCGCCGCCCGGCGCGCGGTGGAGGTCGTCCCCAACGTCGGTCACTTCCTGCACATCGAGGCACCGGAGGCGATTGCGGATCGGATCGCGGCATGGGTCGAGTAG
- a CDS encoding TetR/AcrR family transcriptional regulator — MTENRQGRRGRPANEALGQTIIDVARELFVELGFQATTLDKVAQRAKISKLSIYRHFENKEALFGAAMAAGCQQLFAPQPLLEGEGGSVEDQLMAVGSLLLRTLLRSDVRGVEAMVMADKTSQNALSKLHFEAGAAHVIAEIEALLRQLHVKAVLNVPDPLRSARLFAALFKGSDLLMIARFDQARAEDDNEIESYCRSAVAMFIAGHGGNRTGGDLPAPRSKNKT, encoded by the coding sequence GTGACCGAAAACAGACAGGGCCGGCGCGGCCGGCCCGCCAACGAGGCGCTTGGCCAAACGATCATCGACGTCGCGCGCGAACTCTTTGTGGAATTGGGTTTTCAGGCGACGACCTTGGACAAGGTCGCCCAGCGAGCGAAGATATCCAAGCTCAGCATCTACAGGCACTTCGAGAACAAGGAGGCACTGTTCGGCGCGGCCATGGCGGCCGGCTGCCAGCAATTGTTTGCACCACAGCCCCTTCTTGAAGGCGAGGGCGGTTCGGTCGAAGATCAGCTCATGGCGGTGGGATCATTGCTGCTTCGCACGCTGTTGAGATCAGACGTCCGCGGTGTCGAAGCCATGGTCATGGCCGACAAGACGAGTCAAAACGCGCTGAGCAAGCTCCATTTCGAAGCCGGCGCCGCCCATGTCATCGCCGAAATCGAGGCCCTGTTGCGTCAGTTGCACGTAAAGGCGGTTCTGAACGTGCCCGATCCTCTCCGGTCCGCCCGCTTGTTTGCCGCGCTTTTCAAAGGATCCGATCTCCTGATGATCGCACGCTTCGATCAGGCGAGAGCAGAGGACGACAACGAAATCGAATCCTATTGCCGGTCGGCCGTCGCCATGTTCATCGCCGGGCACGGCGGCAACCGCACGGGCGGAGATTTGCCTGCCCCAAGGTCAAAAAACAAAACTTGA
- a CDS encoding type 1 glutamine amidotransferase domain-containing protein, which produces MTKHVLFIVSNAAVIGPKNRKTGFFFAEVAHPFDVLDKAGIAVEFASLRGGWTPYDAYDEKDPAEKAFLESKAFRRLNRSRKLAEVDAADFDAILVPGGLGPMVDIQRNPIVQNAIVRAWSTGKLVSAVCHGPCAFLGVDLGDGKPFVQGKKLTSFSKKEEYDYAREDVPYELEDALRAEGAGYTSAANWQPHVVVDGRLITGQNPASAGPMAKELLAALRDL; this is translated from the coding sequence ATGACAAAACATGTCCTGTTTATCGTCAGCAACGCAGCGGTGATCGGTCCGAAAAATCGCAAGACGGGCTTCTTCTTCGCTGAGGTCGCGCATCCGTTCGATGTTCTCGACAAGGCGGGCATCGCCGTTGAGTTCGCTTCCTTAAGAGGTGGATGGACGCCGTATGATGCTTACGACGAGAAAGATCCCGCGGAAAAAGCCTTCCTTGAAAGCAAGGCTTTTCGCCGCCTAAATCGCAGCCGCAAACTTGCAGAGGTGGATGCCGCCGATTTTGATGCCATTCTCGTGCCCGGCGGTCTGGGGCCGATGGTCGATATCCAGCGTAACCCTATCGTTCAGAATGCAATCGTGCGCGCCTGGAGCACGGGCAAGCTTGTGTCTGCCGTTTGTCATGGTCCGTGCGCGTTTCTCGGGGTGGACCTTGGCGATGGCAAGCCGTTCGTGCAGGGCAAGAAGCTGACTTCGTTCTCGAAGAAGGAAGAGTATGATTACGCGCGCGAAGACGTTCCCTACGAACTGGAAGATGCCCTGCGGGCGGAGGGCGCCGGGTATACGTCCGCAGCAAACTGGCAACCGCACGTCGTCGTCGATGGACGCCTCATCACCGGACAGAATCCGGCCTCAGCTGGGCCCATGGCAAAAGAGCTGCTGGCAGCACTGAGAGATCTGTAA
- a CDS encoding alpha/beta fold hydrolase, which yields MKMLVPALAAMSITMALPAIAAEKTVSVVLVHGAFVDGSGWKDTYDVLANAGYEVLVVQQPTISLRDDVAETERVIAKARHPVILVGHSYGGMVITEAGDNPKVRSLVYLAAFAPDAGESVSTLAEAPVPAGEHKAPLVAEGNYLLVDRDKFPASFAADVDIATTRFMGAAQLPWGLQAVQTKVDRVAWKTKPTYYMVTSEDHMIPPTAQRTMAKRSGAKVTEMKSSHAVMLSHPREVAAFIRSADTSATD from the coding sequence ATGAAGATGCTCGTCCCTGCGCTTGCCGCAATGTCGATCACAATGGCCCTTCCCGCGATCGCGGCCGAGAAGACCGTATCCGTCGTCCTCGTACATGGCGCCTTCGTCGATGGCTCGGGCTGGAAGGACACCTACGACGTCCTCGCGAATGCCGGCTATGAAGTGCTCGTCGTCCAGCAGCCGACGATCTCGCTTCGCGACGATGTCGCCGAGACCGAGCGCGTGATCGCCAAGGCGCGGCATCCCGTCATTCTCGTCGGCCATTCCTATGGTGGAATGGTCATCACGGAGGCCGGCGACAATCCGAAGGTTCGCAGCCTGGTCTATCTCGCGGCGTTTGCGCCCGATGCCGGAGAGTCGGTCAGCACGCTGGCGGAAGCGCCGGTACCCGCCGGCGAGCACAAGGCTCCGCTGGTCGCCGAGGGCAACTATCTCCTCGTCGACCGCGATAAATTCCCTGCCTCTTTCGCAGCCGACGTCGACATCGCGACGACCCGCTTCATGGGTGCCGCGCAATTGCCGTGGGGATTGCAGGCGGTGCAGACCAAGGTCGACCGCGTGGCCTGGAAGACGAAGCCGACCTATTACATGGTCACGAGCGAGGATCACATGATCCCGCCGACCGCGCAACGCACCATGGCCAAGCGCTCGGGCGCGAAAGTGACGGAGATGAAAAGC
- a CDS encoding ABC transporter substrate-binding protein, which translates to MNCRVATLLIFGAFIGSCVTATAGEISGGVVRIGIINDQTGPLSDLSGPGSVTAARMAAEDFQKLVPSIKVEIVAADHQNKPDIGVGIARKWFDVDGVDMIADVSNSAVGLAIQSLARDKNRIAVYAAVATTELAGKQCARTGLAWLHDSYNLVSGPIRTLLSQGYDTWYFIAADYAFGKNMVSESQRVLAQAGGKPLGAVYHPIGNADYSSFILQAKASGAKVIAFANAGEQLVTLMKQWNEFGMNTGSQKPVAQLMFISDVHAMGPQIAKGLTTLTAWYWALNDETRAFGARFYKLRGTMPTAPQAAVYSGVSHYLKAVANVGSDATDPVLERMRSTPVDDFYARGATVRDDGKLVHDFYLVQVKEPSDVKSNWEYYNVLEKVSSGDVYAPLADSECPLVKRGH; encoded by the coding sequence ATGAACTGCCGCGTCGCTACACTTCTGATTTTTGGGGCCTTCATCGGATCGTGCGTCACCGCCACAGCGGGCGAAATCTCCGGCGGCGTCGTCCGGATCGGCATCATCAATGACCAGACCGGACCGCTGTCCGACCTGTCGGGGCCGGGCTCCGTCACAGCCGCCAGGATGGCGGCAGAGGATTTCCAGAAGCTGGTCCCGTCGATCAAGGTCGAAATCGTGGCCGCGGACCACCAGAACAAGCCGGATATCGGCGTCGGCATCGCCCGGAAATGGTTCGACGTCGACGGCGTAGACATGATTGCCGACGTGTCGAACTCGGCGGTCGGACTGGCGATCCAGTCGCTGGCCCGCGACAAGAACAGGATTGCTGTCTATGCGGCGGTGGCGACGACCGAGCTTGCGGGCAAGCAATGCGCGCGCACCGGGCTGGCCTGGCTCCACGATTCCTACAATCTGGTATCGGGACCGATCCGCACGCTGCTCTCGCAGGGCTACGACACCTGGTACTTCATCGCCGCCGATTACGCCTTCGGCAAGAACATGGTGTCGGAATCGCAGCGCGTGCTGGCGCAGGCAGGCGGCAAGCCGCTGGGCGCCGTGTATCACCCGATCGGAAACGCCGATTACAGCTCGTTCATCCTGCAGGCGAAGGCGTCCGGAGCCAAGGTCATCGCCTTCGCCAATGCCGGCGAGCAGCTCGTGACCCTGATGAAGCAGTGGAATGAATTCGGCATGAATACGGGGAGCCAGAAGCCCGTGGCTCAACTGATGTTCATCAGCGACGTCCATGCCATGGGTCCGCAGATTGCCAAGGGCCTGACGACGCTCACGGCGTGGTACTGGGCCTTGAACGACGAGACCCGGGCCTTCGGCGCACGCTTCTACAAGCTCCGCGGCACGATGCCCACGGCGCCGCAGGCCGCGGTGTATTCCGGCGTAAGCCACTATCTGAAAGCCGTGGCCAACGTCGGCAGCGATGCAACCGATCCGGTGCTGGAAAGGATGCGCTCGACTCCCGTCGACGACTTCTACGCCCGCGGAGCGACGGTGCGCGACGACGGAAAGCTCGTGCACGACTTCTACCTCGTCCAGGTGAAGGAGCCTTCCGACGTCAAGTCGAACTGGGAATATTACAACGTGCTCGAAAAAGTCTCGAGCGGCGACGTCTATGCGCCGCTGGCCGACAGCGAATGCCCGCTGGTCAAGCGGGGGCACTGA
- a CDS encoding GlxA family transcriptional regulator — protein sequence MGGGPGVHRAAAEAGLVDWFRSAAPNVRRVCSVCTGTFVLAAAGLLHGRSAVTHWSSCDLLRAQHPDISVMVDPVFVHDRGVWTSAGVTAGIDLALTLLEDDLGHREAMRIARRMVVFLKRPGGQAQFSVPLSLQSSEDRAFENIATWMQDNLGRDLRVESLAERAGMSPRTFARVFRQKTGRTPGKAVEELRVEAARRALEESASSIKEIAARAGFQSEEHLRRAFRRRLNVLPQDYRVRFSLGQRQ from the coding sequence GTGGGTGGCGGCCCCGGCGTCCATCGCGCCGCTGCCGAGGCCGGATTGGTCGACTGGTTTCGGTCAGCCGCGCCGAACGTCCGGCGAGTCTGCTCTGTTTGCACCGGCACGTTCGTCCTGGCCGCGGCCGGCCTGCTTCACGGACGAAGCGCGGTCACCCATTGGAGCTCCTGCGACCTGTTGCGCGCCCAACATCCGGACATCTCGGTCATGGTCGACCCTGTATTTGTCCACGACCGCGGAGTGTGGACGTCCGCCGGCGTGACGGCAGGCATCGATCTCGCGCTCACGCTGCTGGAAGACGATCTCGGACACCGCGAGGCCATGCGCATCGCACGGCGCATGGTCGTGTTTTTGAAACGGCCCGGCGGCCAGGCCCAGTTCAGCGTGCCGCTGTCGCTGCAGTCATCCGAAGACAGGGCGTTCGAGAATATCGCGACATGGATGCAGGACAATCTCGGCCGCGATCTGCGGGTCGAGAGCCTGGCCGAACGAGCGGGCATGAGCCCCCGCACCTTCGCGCGCGTTTTCCGGCAGAAGACCGGCCGCACGCCCGGCAAGGCGGTGGAAGAGCTGCGCGTCGAGGCCGCACGCCGGGCGTTGGAAGAGTCCGCATCGAGCATCAAGGAAATCGCCGCCCGCGCGGGCTTTCAAAGCGAGGAGCATCTGCGGCGTGCTTTTCGCCGCCGCCTGAATGTGCTGCCGCAGGATTATCGCGTCCGTTTCTCTCTGGGGCAGCGGCAGTAA
- a CDS encoding helix-turn-helix domain-containing protein: MALVTHGDQKYKNSEKLAEANDWPGLSIEHRKFEAGRQATPVPICTELVMLLSGGGMVCRAGNGTVQKSFARPGMSYLVPVGTQESHLELSDRMECLHLYLPPALLDQSALADFNIDPAKIEIAYAHGLTDQVLFHICSPLRDLLHRPRQPTDALFVEGIQVALAAHLLGNYTIDRWRAPDRSPSLDPRRLQRVQDYIEASLGDEIRLEDLAAQACLSPYHFSRLFREATGLSPHRYVTDRRVQAARHELACDRLSLVEIALEFGFGSQANFTRVFRKAASLTPGQYRELCCGQADVKSDRSDTALRRDCA; the protein is encoded by the coding sequence ATGGCGCTCGTGACGCATGGAGATCAGAAGTACAAGAACAGCGAGAAGCTCGCGGAGGCCAACGACTGGCCGGGGCTGAGCATCGAGCATCGCAAGTTCGAGGCAGGGCGCCAGGCGACGCCCGTTCCCATCTGCACCGAGCTCGTCATGCTGCTGTCGGGCGGCGGCATGGTGTGCCGCGCCGGCAACGGCACAGTCCAGAAGAGCTTCGCCCGGCCGGGCATGAGCTACCTCGTTCCGGTGGGGACGCAGGAGAGCCATCTCGAGCTTTCGGACCGGATGGAGTGTCTTCATCTCTATCTCCCGCCGGCGCTGCTGGACCAGAGCGCGCTTGCGGACTTCAATATTGATCCGGCAAAGATCGAGATCGCCTACGCCCACGGTCTGACGGACCAGGTGCTCTTCCACATCTGCTCGCCGCTTCGGGATCTGCTTCACCGTCCGCGCCAGCCGACTGACGCGCTGTTCGTGGAAGGAATTCAAGTGGCGCTCGCGGCGCATCTGCTGGGCAATTATACGATCGATCGTTGGCGCGCGCCCGACAGGTCGCCGTCACTCGACCCACGGCGCCTGCAGCGCGTACAGGACTATATCGAGGCTTCTCTGGGAGACGAAATCAGACTCGAGGACCTGGCGGCTCAGGCCTGCCTCAGCCCCTATCATTTTTCGCGGCTGTTTCGCGAGGCGACCGGACTGTCGCCGCACCGTTACGTAACTGATCGCCGCGTGCAGGCGGCGCGGCACGAGCTTGCGTGCGACCGTCTGTCCTTGGTCGAAATTGCCCTGGAGTTCGGCTTCGGCTCGCAGGCCAACTTCACGCGCGTGTTCCGCAAGGCCGCCAGTCTCACGCCGGGGCAGTATCGCGAATTGTGCTGCGGTCAGGCCGACGTGAAGAGCGATCGTTCCGATACGGCACTCCGCAGGGATTGCGCATAA
- a CDS encoding DJ-1/PfpI family protein, whose translation MSGKRIEIGILYYPGMTQLDVTGPFEVFARLPNVRVHLLWKRIEPVVSDVGLPLLPTTTFADCPDLDVFCIGGGPGQVDTMDDDEVIAFVRDKGGSARYITSVCAGCLILGAAGLVDGYKSACHWLMSDQLAAFGAIAVDERVVVDRNRISGGGVTAGIDFGFQVAAELCGEDVAKKLQLMLEYQPQPPFDITVQNAPPELIARMRADAEPWLRKRAAAVQKAVTKLKSRAAA comes from the coding sequence ATGTCCGGCAAGCGGATCGAGATCGGAATTCTGTACTATCCCGGGATGACTCAACTGGATGTCACCGGGCCTTTCGAAGTCTTCGCCCGTCTGCCGAACGTCCGGGTGCATCTGCTGTGGAAGCGCATAGAGCCGGTCGTTAGCGACGTTGGCTTGCCGCTCTTGCCGACTACGACGTTCGCCGACTGCCCGGATCTCGACGTGTTCTGCATCGGCGGCGGCCCGGGGCAGGTCGACACCATGGACGATGATGAGGTGATCGCCTTCGTTCGCGACAAGGGTGGATCGGCGCGCTACATCACGTCGGTCTGCGCCGGTTGCCTGATCCTCGGCGCCGCAGGGCTCGTCGACGGCTACAAGTCGGCCTGCCATTGGTTGATGAGCGATCAGCTTGCCGCCTTCGGCGCGATTGCGGTCGATGAACGCGTCGTAGTCGACCGTAATCGCATTTCCGGCGGCGGCGTCACAGCGGGAATCGATTTCGGTTTTCAGGTCGCTGCTGAGCTCTGCGGCGAAGATGTCGCGAAGAAGCTCCAGCTGATGCTCGAGTACCAGCCGCAGCCGCCGTTCGATATCACGGTGCAGAATGCGCCACCCGAACTGATTGCGCGCATGCGCGCAGACGCCGAGCCCTGGCTTCGCAAGCGAGCAGCGGCAGTTCAAAAGGCGGTTACAAAACTCAAATCAAGAGCAGCTGCTTAA
- a CDS encoding putative quinol monooxygenase codes for MPSKITAILVAHPGKSVELSEFLVGLAPHCRAEPGNLRWDVWRDNSNDHRYVIDELYRDVIAVEAHRASQHYQAYLSRVPELAERTAVIAEAVDVK; via the coding sequence ATGCCGTCGAAGATCACTGCCATTCTGGTTGCTCACCCGGGCAAGAGCGTTGAGCTCAGCGAATTTCTGGTCGGTCTCGCGCCGCATTGCAGGGCAGAGCCCGGTAATCTGCGTTGGGACGTATGGCGCGACAATTCGAACGATCACCGCTACGTCATTGATGAGCTGTACCGAGATGTGATTGCGGTCGAAGCACATCGCGCCTCGCAACATTACCAGGCTTACCTATCCAGGGTTCCCGAACTGGCCGAACGTACGGCAGTCATCGCGGAAGCCGTAGACGTGAAATGA
- a CDS encoding NAD(P)/FAD-dependent oxidoreductase, protein MDDVIIIGGSFAGLAGALQLGRARRKVTVLDTGLPRNRFAGHSHGLLGHDHKPPLEILAEARRQLARYPTIRLISARADSISGAIDNFSVLTSDGESFGARRLILSYGITDQMPDVPGFAEGWGTSIVPCPYCDGFEVAGQHWGLVWSGPQSHNQVRLFRDWTDKLTLFADGHDIPPDIRADLARRNIPVVDGRITGIAQRGAHNATVKLDKGPDVAVDILFAHPRNKPSASLHESLGLATVKTPLGIILKVDERRETSMPGIYAAGDLANPITPPSVTLASSHGAMAGIFAQQSMVV, encoded by the coding sequence ATGGATGACGTCATCATCATCGGCGGCAGCTTTGCCGGTCTCGCCGGCGCCCTGCAGCTCGGCCGCGCCCGCCGCAAGGTCACCGTTCTCGATACCGGCCTGCCGCGCAACCGCTTCGCCGGCCACTCCCACGGCCTGCTCGGCCATGATCACAAGCCGCCGCTGGAGATCCTGGCCGAGGCGCGGCGGCAGCTGGCGCGCTATCCCACGATCAGGCTGATCAGCGCCCGGGCCGATAGCATCTCCGGCGCCATCGACAATTTCTCCGTCCTCACGTCCGATGGCGAAAGCTTTGGGGCGCGCCGTCTGATCCTGAGCTATGGCATCACCGACCAGATGCCTGATGTTCCGGGCTTTGCCGAAGGCTGGGGCACGTCCATCGTTCCCTGCCCCTATTGCGACGGCTTTGAAGTCGCCGGCCAGCATTGGGGCCTCGTCTGGTCCGGCCCGCAGTCGCACAATCAGGTCAGGCTGTTCCGCGATTGGACCGACAAGTTGACGCTCTTCGCCGATGGCCACGATATTCCGCCCGATATCCGGGCCGACCTGGCGCGACGCAACATACCCGTCGTCGATGGCCGGATCACTGGGATCGCCCAACGCGGGGCCCATAACGCCACCGTCAAGCTCGATAAGGGCCCCGATGTCGCGGTCGACATCCTGTTCGCGCATCCGCGCAACAAGCCGTCCGCAAGCCTGCATGAATCACTGGGCCTCGCCACGGTCAAAACACCCCTCGGCATCATCCTGAAGGTCGACGAGCGCCGCGAAACCAGCATGCCCGGCATCTACGCCGCCGGCGACCTCGCCAACCCCATCACGCCGCCATCGGTCACCCTGGCATCATCGCACGGCGCGATGGCGGGCATCTTCGCCCAGCAGTCGATGGTGGTCTGA